A genomic window from Sphingobacterium sp. BN32 includes:
- a CDS encoding Lrp/AsnC ligand binding domain-containing protein: MEKNYSNYDLDNLDVQILSILMEDASIPYTEIAKKLIVSGGTIHVRMKKMEELGIINGSNLIINPQKVGFDITAFLGIYLEKGSQYSDAVEQLKQVKEVVELHYCTGQYSAFAKIICRDTSHLRKVLNEDIQGLKGIQRTETIISLEESIKRQITL; encoded by the coding sequence ATGGAAAAAAACTATTCAAATTACGATTTAGACAACTTAGATGTTCAAATTTTATCCATCTTAATGGAAGATGCATCAATTCCATATACGGAAATCGCAAAAAAACTGATAGTTTCTGGTGGAACCATCCATGTTCGCATGAAAAAAATGGAGGAATTGGGAATAATCAATGGATCTAACCTCATTATTAACCCTCAAAAGGTTGGTTTTGACATCACAGCCTTCTTAGGCATCTATTTAGAGAAGGGTTCTCAGTATTCTGATGCCGTTGAACAGTTAAAACAGGTTAAAGAAGTTGTAGAATTACACTATTGCACGGGTCAATACAGTGCTTTCGCTAAAATTATCTGTCGTGACACCTCACATTTACGCAAAGTTTTGAATGAAGACATCCAAGGATTAAAAGGAATTCAACGTACCGAGACGATTATTTCACTTGAAGAGAGCATTAAACGTCAGATTACTTTGTAA
- a CDS encoding M20 family metallo-hydrolase — MNNIAELTSDSIALLKGMISTPSLSREEQNTAALIRQFFQTHKIPTEQIGNNIIAYNQFHSADKPYILLNSHHDTVKANPGYTKDPFQPLVEDGKLYGLGSNDAGGCLVSLIAAFRYFYGQQNLPFNLCLIASAEEEVSGKNGVEEAYKHVPACSFAIVGEPTLLNLAVAEKGLMVLDCAAHGQSGHAAREEGVNAIYLALEDIAWFQSFQFPKLSSFLGPVKMSVTMIEAGSQHNVVPAICKYVVDVRSTDVYTNQEILDIIKSHVKSEVVARSTRLNPSTIPVDHPIVQSGIKLGKEIYGSPTMSDQALLPIPSIKVGPGDSARSHTADEFIYLHEIEEGIRFYISLLHNII; from the coding sequence ATGAATAACATAGCAGAATTGACGAGCGATAGTATCGCATTATTGAAAGGCATGATCAGCACCCCCTCGCTTAGTCGTGAGGAACAGAACACTGCCGCTTTAATTCGTCAATTCTTTCAAACGCATAAAATACCAACGGAACAAATAGGCAATAATATTATTGCCTATAATCAGTTTCATTCGGCCGACAAGCCTTATATTCTTTTAAATTCCCATCACGATACCGTCAAAGCAAATCCTGGCTATACAAAAGATCCCTTCCAACCGCTGGTTGAGGATGGTAAATTGTATGGCTTAGGGAGCAATGACGCCGGTGGTTGTTTAGTTTCGCTAATCGCAGCATTCCGTTATTTCTATGGGCAGCAGAATCTCCCATTCAATTTATGCCTTATTGCATCAGCAGAAGAAGAAGTGTCGGGGAAGAATGGGGTGGAAGAGGCTTACAAGCATGTGCCTGCCTGCAGTTTTGCAATTGTCGGCGAACCGACGCTGCTAAACCTAGCGGTCGCTGAGAAAGGATTAATGGTTTTGGATTGTGCCGCACATGGTCAATCCGGACATGCCGCACGCGAAGAGGGTGTCAATGCCATCTACTTAGCGTTAGAAGATATAGCGTGGTTCCAGAGCTTTCAGTTTCCGAAGCTTTCGAGCTTCCTCGGGCCAGTTAAAATGAGCGTGACGATGATCGAAGCGGGGTCGCAACATAATGTTGTTCCTGCAATCTGTAAATACGTCGTTGATGTGCGGAGTACAGACGTTTATACCAATCAGGAAATATTAGACATCATCAAATCGCATGTCAAGTCGGAAGTGGTAGCCCGTTCCACCCGATTGAATCCTTCGACTATCCCCGTTGATCATCCCATTGTACAATCGGGTATTAAGCTAGGTAAGGAAATTTACGGCAGTCCGACGATGAGCGACCAAGCTTTATTGCCAATTCCCTCGATTAAGGTAGGTCCTGGCGATTCGGCAAGATCACATACCGCGGATGAATTTATTTATCTACATGAAATAGAAGAGGGAATTCGGTTTTATATCTCCCTTCTACATAATATTATATAA
- the proC gene encoding pyrroline-5-carboxylate reductase: MQKITIIGGGNIGLSLAKGLVKADYCQADAITITRRSLVSLEEEKNAGFTVSENNVEAIQGADYIVLAILPQQIRKVLDELQPSLNPKQIVISVVSGVTCADIKEVIGNNKTVIRVMPNTAIAIGQSMTCMATDNATDEQIKAVTTMFETVGSVVLINEDLMTSATALCACGIAFFLRSIRAASQGGVEIGFHAHDALKMAIQTAKGAADLLLQMQSHPESEIDKVTSPKGCTIAGLNEMEHNGFSSAFIKGIKLSAKKAGGLYNE; encoded by the coding sequence ATGCAAAAAATTACAATCATCGGAGGGGGGAATATCGGCCTATCTTTAGCCAAGGGATTGGTGAAGGCGGATTATTGCCAAGCTGATGCAATCACGATCACCAGAAGGTCGTTGGTTTCATTAGAAGAGGAGAAGAATGCCGGCTTTACGGTTAGCGAGAATAATGTCGAAGCCATTCAAGGTGCAGACTATATTGTGCTTGCAATCTTGCCGCAGCAGATTCGCAAAGTACTTGACGAGCTTCAACCCAGCTTAAACCCCAAGCAGATTGTAATTTCAGTCGTGTCAGGAGTGACCTGTGCTGATATCAAGGAAGTCATTGGAAATAATAAAACGGTTATCCGCGTTATGCCGAATACGGCAATTGCCATTGGTCAGTCGATGACCTGTATGGCAACGGATAATGCAACGGATGAACAAATCAAAGCCGTTACGACGATGTTCGAAACGGTAGGATCCGTCGTTCTAATCAACGAAGATCTCATGACATCGGCAACCGCATTGTGCGCCTGTGGTATTGCATTTTTTTTACGTAGTATCCGCGCGGCGTCGCAAGGAGGAGTAGAGATCGGCTTCCATGCACATGATGCGCTCAAAATGGCGATTCAAACAGCAAAAGGAGCTGCAGATTTGCTGCTGCAAATGCAGAGCCATCCTGAAAGCGAGATTGATAAAGTAACTTCACCCAAAGGATGTACCATCGCAGGCCTAAACGAAATGGAACACAACGGCTTTAGCTCTGCATTTATCAAAGGCATAAAATTATCAGCTAAGAAAGCTGGAGGTTTGTATAATGAATAA
- the argB gene encoding acetylglutamate kinase: MSVLNIIKIGGNIIDDPVQLDAFLEKFSALQGRKILVHGGGKIATRIAADLGIEAKMVEGRRITDAPMLDVVTMVYAGLTNKNIVANLQKLNCDAIGLCGADANVIKAIKRPVREIDYGFAGDILADSVNSLAIKKLLEAEFTPVFSAITHNGMGQLLNTNADTIASSLAIALSNVYEVSLIYCFEKNGVLLDVDNENSVIETIRSGEFQQLKENKIIHDGMIPKLQNAFDAIAKGVSNVYIGNANNLHLYQQRKFGTCLIA; the protein is encoded by the coding sequence ATGTCGGTATTAAACATTATAAAAATCGGGGGGAACATCATTGACGATCCTGTTCAATTAGATGCTTTCCTCGAAAAATTCTCTGCTTTGCAGGGGCGTAAAATTTTAGTTCATGGCGGTGGTAAAATCGCAACGCGTATCGCTGCTGATTTAGGTATCGAGGCTAAAATGGTCGAAGGACGTCGTATTACGGATGCACCAATGTTGGATGTGGTAACCATGGTTTACGCGGGCTTGACCAATAAGAATATCGTAGCAAATCTGCAAAAACTTAATTGTGATGCGATAGGCTTATGTGGCGCTGATGCCAATGTGATAAAGGCTATTAAACGTCCAGTGCGGGAGATCGACTACGGATTTGCCGGTGATATACTTGCGGATTCCGTGAATTCACTTGCGATAAAGAAACTCTTAGAGGCCGAATTCACACCAGTATTTTCAGCAATTACCCATAATGGTATGGGGCAGCTATTGAATACGAATGCAGACACCATTGCATCTTCGCTTGCGATCGCCCTATCCAATGTCTATGAAGTTTCGCTGATCTATTGTTTCGAGAAGAATGGTGTTTTATTAGACGTCGATAACGAAAATTCGGTTATTGAGACGATTCGTTCCGGAGAATTTCAGCAATTAAAAGAAAATAAGATTATACATGATGGCATGATTCCGAAGTTGCAAAATGCGTTTGACGCTATTGCAAAGGGGGTTAGCAATGTGTATATTGGCAATGCCAATAATTTACACCTGTACCAGCAGCGTAAATTTGGCACTTGTTTAATTGCCTAA
- a CDS encoding acetylornithine carbamoyltransferase, with product MKNFFSVADVKNLKAIVDEALTLKANPFGNEDLGKHKTIGLVFLNPSLRTRLSTQKAAMNLGMQVIVMNMDKDGWALETRDGVIMNGTTVEHIREAAAVMGEYCDILGLRSFPSLKDKEADYTEDLFNKFVKFAGVPVVSLESATRHPLQSLTDLITITEHKKKDKPKVVLAWAPHVKALPQAVPNSFAEWMCKAQEEGLVDFTIAHPMGYELSEEFTDGASISNNLDEALADADFVYVKNWSSFREYGAVYPVFEDWMMNNEKLKLTNDAKVMHCLPVRRDLELSSEILDGPNSLVIKEAGNRVWAAQVVLKRLLEGLK from the coding sequence ATGAAGAACTTTTTTTCTGTAGCGGATGTAAAAAATCTGAAAGCTATAGTAGACGAGGCATTAACGTTAAAGGCCAACCCTTTTGGCAACGAAGACCTTGGTAAGCATAAAACAATTGGTTTAGTATTCTTGAACCCAAGTCTTCGTACTCGACTTAGTACACAGAAAGCGGCGATGAACCTTGGGATGCAGGTCATCGTGATGAATATGGATAAGGATGGCTGGGCTTTAGAGACCCGTGACGGCGTTATTATGAACGGCACGACCGTAGAGCATATCCGGGAGGCTGCAGCTGTTATGGGCGAGTATTGCGATATCCTAGGCCTTCGTTCGTTTCCTTCATTGAAAGATAAGGAAGCAGATTATACCGAAGATTTATTCAACAAATTCGTGAAATTTGCGGGGGTACCGGTTGTTTCCTTGGAAAGTGCTACACGACATCCACTACAAAGTCTTACCGATCTGATTACCATTACAGAACATAAAAAGAAAGATAAGCCAAAAGTGGTGCTTGCTTGGGCTCCTCATGTGAAAGCACTTCCGCAAGCCGTTCCAAACTCATTCGCAGAGTGGATGTGTAAGGCACAGGAGGAAGGCTTAGTTGACTTTACGATTGCACATCCCATGGGATATGAATTGTCGGAAGAATTTACAGACGGCGCCAGCATTTCTAATAATCTTGACGAAGCTTTGGCTGATGCTGATTTCGTGTATGTGAAAAACTGGTCCTCGTTTAGGGAATACGGCGCTGTATACCCAGTATTTGAAGATTGGATGATGAATAATGAAAAATTAAAGCTGACAAATGATGCGAAGGTCATGCATTGTCTACCAGTTAGACGCGACCTGGAATTATCATCAGAGATTCTTGATGGGCCGAATTCCTTAGTTATTAAGGAAGCAGGTAATCGTGTGTGGGCGGCACAGGTTGTATTGAAGAGGTTGTTGGAGGGTTTGAAATAA
- a CDS encoding aspartate aminotransferase family protein — protein sequence MELFNVYPVNPINIVKAKGSLVWDEQGTEYLDLYGGHAVISIGHTHPHYVEALKNQLDKIGFYSNSVLIPIQQQLARQLGEVSGKADYTLFLCNSGAEANENALKLASFHTGRKKIIAFNKAFHGRTSLAVAATDNPSIVAPVNQTDNVVFLPFNDEEALTKAFQEYGDEIAAVIIEGIQGVGGIREASVPFLKTIRSLCDTYGAVYIADSVQCGYGRTGSFYSHDYAGVDADIYTMAKGMGNGFPIGGISIAPKFKASYGLLGTTFGGNHLACAAAVAVLDVIKEENLLQNAEQVGKYLIEELKKFDQVLEVRGRGLMIGIELPADLAQVKKDLLSINKIFTGEAKPNVIRILPALNITKEIADRFLTAFDERLKA from the coding sequence ATGGAACTTTTTAATGTTTACCCTGTTAATCCTATCAATATTGTAAAAGCAAAAGGATCATTGGTATGGGATGAACAAGGCACAGAGTACTTGGATCTATATGGTGGCCACGCGGTCATTTCTATAGGCCATACGCATCCTCATTATGTTGAGGCGCTTAAAAATCAGTTAGACAAGATTGGTTTTTATTCGAATTCCGTTTTAATTCCTATTCAACAGCAACTTGCCCGACAGTTAGGTGAGGTGTCTGGAAAGGCTGATTATACCTTGTTTCTTTGTAACTCAGGTGCTGAAGCCAATGAGAATGCGCTGAAGTTAGCATCCTTTCATACTGGAAGAAAGAAGATTATTGCTTTCAATAAGGCATTTCACGGTCGTACTTCCTTGGCAGTTGCTGCGACTGACAATCCAAGTATTGTAGCTCCAGTTAACCAAACTGACAATGTTGTGTTCCTTCCATTCAATGATGAGGAAGCATTAACGAAGGCTTTTCAGGAGTATGGAGATGAAATTGCTGCTGTTATCATCGAAGGGATACAAGGTGTTGGAGGAATTCGCGAAGCTTCTGTTCCCTTTTTAAAAACCATTCGTTCATTGTGTGACACTTATGGGGCCGTTTATATCGCAGATTCGGTGCAATGTGGTTATGGAAGAACAGGTTCTTTCTACTCGCATGACTACGCAGGTGTAGATGCAGATATCTATACGATGGCAAAGGGTATGGGAAATGGTTTCCCTATTGGTGGTATTTCCATCGCTCCGAAGTTCAAAGCTTCCTATGGCTTGTTGGGAACGACCTTTGGCGGAAATCATCTTGCATGTGCTGCTGCTGTTGCTGTGCTAGATGTTATCAAAGAGGAGAACTTGCTTCAGAATGCCGAACAGGTAGGCAAGTATTTGATTGAGGAACTTAAGAAGTTTGATCAGGTCTTGGAAGTTAGAGGACGTGGGTTGATGATCGGTATTGAGTTGCCTGCAGATCTTGCGCAGGTGAAGAAGGATCTGTTGTCGATCAATAAGATCTTTACTGGAGAGGCTAAGCCGAATGTAATTCGTATTCTACCCGCATTAAATATTACAAAAGAAATTGCAGATCGCTTTTTAACAGCTTTTGACGAGCGTTTGAAAGCTTAA
- the rplQ gene encoding 50S ribosomal protein L17 produces MRHGKKVNHLGRTDSHRKAMLANMATSLIKHKRITTTLAKAKALRTYVEPLITKSKNDTTHSRRTVFAYLKDKDAVTILFREVSEKVASRPGGYTRIIKLENRLGDNAEMAFIELVDYNEVYGNTAKTEKKSTRRRSTSKKKATETAAKAPVAKADDLTIVEGIGPKIAEVLTAAGIATYAELAKTDAEKVKEILTEAGSNFNTADPSTWAEQAQLAADGKFEELEKLKAELDGGKKVDE; encoded by the coding sequence ATGAGACACGGAAAAAAAGTTAATCACTTAGGCCGCACTGACAGTCACCGTAAGGCGATGTTAGCTAACATGGCGACTTCATTAATTAAACACAAACGTATTACTACAACTTTAGCAAAAGCTAAAGCTTTACGTACTTACGTTGAGCCTTTGATTACAAAATCTAAAAACGACACTACACATTCACGTCGTACGGTATTCGCTTACTTAAAAGATAAAGATGCTGTTACTATCTTATTCCGCGAAGTATCTGAAAAAGTTGCTTCTCGTCCAGGTGGTTACACACGTATCATCAAATTGGAAAACCGTTTAGGTGATAACGCGGAGATGGCATTTATCGAATTAGTAGATTACAACGAAGTTTACGGAAATACTGCTAAAACTGAGAAGAAATCTACTCGTCGTCGTTCTACATCAAAGAAAAAAGCTACTGAAACTGCAGCGAAAGCTCCAGTTGCAAAAGCTGACGATTTAACTATCGTAGAAGGTATCGGTCCTAAAATTGCTGAAGTATTAACAGCTGCTGGAATCGCTACTTACGCTGAATTAGCTAAAACTGATGCAGAAAAAGTTAAAGAAATTTTAACTGAAGCAGGTTCTAACTTCAATACTGCAGATCCTTCTACTTGGGCTGAACAAGCACAATTAGCAGCTGACGGTAAATTCGAAGAATTAGAAAAATTGAAAGCTGAATTAGATGGCGGTAAAAAAGTTGATGAATAA
- a CDS encoding DNA-directed RNA polymerase subunit alpha, giving the protein MAILAFQRPDKVIMQKSTDFDGTFEFRPLEPGFGVTIGNALRRILLSSLEGYAITSVRFSGVSHEFSTIKGVVEDVTEIILNLKQVRFKKSGEQGDNEKIFVVINGQDQFTAGDITKFSNNFTVLNPELVICNMDNSVTVEVEISVGKGRGYVNAEENKVVDGPVGMIAIDSIYTPIKNVKYTIENYRVEQKTDYEKLLLDISTDGSIHPEDALKEAAKILIQHFMLFSDENMLLESQTKEETKVVDEEILHMRKILKTELVDLDLSVRALNCLKAADIRTLAELVTYDVADMLKFRNFGKKSLSEIQELVKSKGLSFGMNLSKYKLDEE; this is encoded by the coding sequence ATGGCAATTTTAGCATTTCAAAGACCGGATAAAGTTATCATGCAAAAATCAACTGATTTTGATGGTACTTTCGAATTTCGTCCATTAGAACCAGGTTTTGGTGTAACTATTGGTAATGCTTTGCGCCGTATTTTATTGTCCTCTCTAGAAGGATATGCAATTACGTCGGTAAGATTTTCAGGCGTTTCGCACGAATTCTCTACGATTAAAGGCGTGGTAGAAGATGTTACGGAAATCATTCTTAATTTGAAGCAAGTACGTTTCAAAAAGTCTGGTGAGCAAGGCGATAACGAGAAAATCTTTGTAGTTATCAACGGCCAAGATCAATTTACAGCTGGAGACATTACTAAATTCTCTAATAATTTCACTGTATTAAACCCTGAATTGGTTATCTGTAACATGGATAACTCTGTTACTGTAGAGGTTGAAATCTCTGTAGGTAAAGGTCGTGGTTATGTGAATGCGGAAGAGAATAAAGTGGTTGATGGACCAGTTGGAATGATTGCGATCGATTCTATCTACACTCCGATCAAAAATGTAAAATATACCATTGAAAACTATCGTGTTGAGCAAAAGACTGACTACGAGAAATTGTTGTTAGACATCTCTACTGATGGTTCTATTCATCCAGAAGATGCTTTGAAAGAAGCAGCTAAGATCTTAATCCAACACTTCATGTTATTCTCTGATGAGAACATGTTGTTGGAATCTCAAACTAAGGAAGAGACTAAGGTTGTTGATGAAGAAATCTTACACATGCGTAAGATTTTGAAAACGGAATTAGTTGATTTAGATCTTTCAGTTCGTGCTTTGAACTGTTTGAAAGCAGCTGATATCCGCACATTAGCAGAATTAGTAACTTATGATGTTGCAGATATGTTGAAATTCCGCAACTTCGGTAAGAAGTCTTTAAGTGAGATTCAAGAATTAGTTAAATCTAAAGGTTTATCGTTTGGTATGAACTTGTCTAAGTACAAGCTAGACGAAGAATAA
- the rpsD gene encoding 30S ribosomal protein S4, with product MARYTGPKSKIARKFREPIFGPDKALEKKNYPPGQHGPSKRRGKQSEYAIQLLEKQKAKYTYGVLERQFSNLFVKAAAKQGITGENFLKLLEARLDNIVYRLGIAPTRSAARQLVSHKHITVNGQVVNIPSYSIRPGDVIEVRERSKSLEAISNSVAGRKINKFSWLEWDANELKGTFVTYPERADIPENIKENLIVELYSK from the coding sequence ATGGCAAGATATACAGGACCTAAGTCCAAAATCGCTCGTAAATTTAGAGAGCCAATTTTCGGCCCAGATAAGGCATTAGAAAAGAAAAACTATCCTCCAGGCCAACATGGTCCTTCAAAAAGAAGAGGAAAACAATCTGAATATGCAATTCAGTTATTAGAGAAACAAAAAGCTAAATATACTTACGGTGTATTAGAGCGTCAATTCTCAAACTTATTCGTTAAGGCAGCAGCAAAACAAGGTATTACAGGTGAGAACTTCTTAAAATTATTAGAAGCACGTTTAGATAATATCGTTTACCGTTTAGGAATTGCTCCTACACGTTCAGCTGCTCGTCAATTAGTTTCGCACAAGCATATTACTGTTAACGGTCAAGTAGTTAACATTCCATCATATAGCATTCGCCCTGGTGATGTTATTGAAGTTCGCGAGCGTTCGAAATCCTTAGAAGCGATTTCAAACTCTGTAGCTGGAAGAAAAATTAATAAATTCAGCTGGTTAGAGTGGGATGCAAACGAATTGAAAGGTACTTTCGTAACTTACCCTGAAAGAGCTGACATTCCAGAGAACATTAAAGAAAATTTAATTGTAGAGTTATACTCTAAATAA
- the rpsK gene encoding 30S ribosomal protein S11: MAKSKKVTKKRIVVIEPVGQAHINATFNNIIVTLTNNQGQTISWSSAGKMGFKGSKKNTPYAASQAANDCGKVAYDLGLRKVEVFVKGPGAGRESAIRSLQTIGIDVTTIKDITPLPHNGCRPPKRRRV, from the coding sequence ATGGCTAAAAGTAAAAAAGTTACTAAAAAACGTATCGTAGTTATCGAGCCTGTTGGTCAAGCTCATATCAACGCTACTTTTAACAACATCATCGTAACTTTGACTAACAATCAAGGTCAAACAATTTCATGGTCTTCAGCTGGTAAGATGGGCTTCAAAGGTTCTAAAAAGAACACTCCATATGCTGCGTCACAAGCTGCTAACGACTGTGGTAAAGTTGCATACGACTTAGGATTGCGTAAAGTTGAAGTTTTTGTAAAAGGACCTGGTGCTGGACGTGAGTCGGCGATCCGTTCTTTACAAACAATTGGAATCGACGTAACGACGATTAAGGATATTACTCCACTACCTCACAACGGTTGTCGTCCTCCAAAACGTAGAAGAGTTTAA
- the rpsM gene encoding 30S ribosomal protein S13, with amino-acid sequence MARISGIDLPKNKRGVIGLTYIFGIGRSTAAYILDKAGIDQNVKVQEWNDDQLASIRTIINDEIKVEGALRSEVQLNIKRLMDIGCYRGLRHRKHLPVRGQRTKNNSRTRKGKRKTVANKKKATK; translated from the coding sequence ATGGCAAGGATATCAGGTATAGATTTACCTAAAAACAAAAGAGGTGTTATTGGCCTTACCTATATTTTCGGTATTGGTCGTTCCACTGCTGCTTATATCTTAGATAAAGCAGGCATCGATCAGAACGTGAAAGTTCAGGAATGGAATGATGATCAATTAGCTTCAATTCGTACAATCATCAACGATGAAATCAAAGTTGAAGGTGCATTACGTTCAGAAGTTCAATTGAACATTAAACGTTTGATGGATATTGGTTGTTACCGTGGATTACGCCACCGTAAACACTTACCAGTTCGTGGTCAACGCACTAAAAACAACTCTCGTACTCGTAAAGGAAAACGTAAGACAGTTGCTAACAAGAAAAAAGCTACTAAATAA
- the ykgO gene encoding type B 50S ribosomal protein L36, whose protein sequence is MKVRASIKKRSADCKIIRRKGKVFVINKKNPKFKQRQG, encoded by the coding sequence ATGAAAGTTAGAGCATCAATTAAAAAACGCAGTGCGGATTGTAAGATCATCCGTCGCAAAGGAAAAGTTTTTGTAATTAACAAAAAGAACCCTAAGTTCAAACAACGTCAAGGGTAG
- the infA gene encoding translation initiation factor IF-1 — protein MAKQASIEQDGIIKEALSNAMFRVELENGHEIIAHISGKMRMHYIKILPGDKVKLEMSPYDLTKGRITYRYK, from the coding sequence ATGGCTAAACAAGCCTCGATAGAACAAGACGGTATCATAAAGGAAGCACTTTCAAACGCGATGTTTCGTGTAGAGCTAGAGAATGGTCATGAGATCATTGCCCACATTTCAGGGAAAATGCGCATGCACTACATCAAGATTCTGCCAGGTGATAAAGTGAAGTTGGAAATGTCTCCATATGATTTAACCAAAGGAAGAATTACATACCGCTATAAATAG
- the map gene encoding type I methionyl aminopeptidase: protein MSKVYYKTDEEIEQVRESANVLSQLLAEIASLVKPGITTLSLDQFAFEFIKDHKGTPAFLNYHGFPYSLCISVNDQIVHGFPSEYVLQEGDIVSVDGGVNLNGFISDSAYTFGVGEISPEAQQLLDVTKASLYKGIDEAVAGKRVGDISAAVQEYVTRYNYGIVRELVGHGVGFHLHEKPEVPNYGKRGSGPKLEEGLVICIEPMINAGKGGVKFWDDGWTVSTIDGKLSAHFEQMVAIRKGKPDVLLNFDAIEKVLDKK from the coding sequence ATGTCTAAAGTATATTATAAAACAGACGAAGAAATTGAGCAAGTGCGAGAGTCCGCAAATGTACTCTCGCAGCTACTTGCTGAAATTGCTTCGTTGGTAAAACCGGGTATCACAACCTTGTCTCTTGATCAATTCGCTTTCGAGTTTATCAAAGATCATAAAGGAACACCTGCGTTTTTAAATTATCACGGGTTCCCATATTCCCTGTGTATTTCGGTGAATGATCAAATCGTTCATGGTTTTCCAAGTGAGTATGTGTTGCAGGAGGGAGACATAGTCTCAGTAGATGGTGGTGTTAATTTAAATGGTTTTATTAGTGATTCTGCCTATACTTTTGGTGTAGGTGAGATCTCTCCCGAAGCACAGCAATTACTAGATGTTACTAAAGCTTCACTTTACAAAGGTATTGACGAAGCAGTCGCTGGTAAGCGTGTTGGGGATATTTCTGCAGCCGTTCAAGAATACGTAACGCGTTACAACTATGGTATTGTTCGCGAACTTGTAGGACATGGTGTTGGTTTCCATTTACATGAGAAGCCTGAAGTGCCAAACTACGGTAAGCGAGGTTCGGGTCCTAAGCTTGAAGAGGGTTTAGTAATCTGTATTGAGCCGATGATCAATGCGGGTAAAGGGGGTGTCAAGTTTTGGGATGACGGATGGACAGTTAGTACCATTGATGGTAAACTTTCAGCTCACTTCGAGCAGATGGTTGCGATCAGAAAAGGTAAACCGGACGTATTATTAAATTTTGATGCAATAGAGAAAGTTTTAGATAAAAAGTAG